The following is a genomic window from Candidatus Hydrogenedentota bacterium.
CGGCGGCCTTGTCCCTGTTGATGCGCGGACGCTCCGTCATCCTCACGGAAGAGACCGGCTGGATTGGCGGGCAATCCACCGCGCAAGCCGTCCCTCCCGATGAAAACAAGTGGATTGAGACCACCGGAGGCACACGGCTCTATCTCGAATACCGTCGCCGAGTGCGTGAGTACTACAAACGGAATTATCCCCTCACCGACGCGGCCCGCGCGGTCGAGTTCCTGAACCCCGGCAACGGAAACGTCTCACGCCTGTGCCACGAACCACGCGTTTCTGTTAACGCTCTACATGAATTGTTTGCCCCCCACATCGCCAGCACCAAACTCACGTTGCTGCTTCGACACAAACCCATCGCCGCCGATACCAACGGCGACCGCGTCACCTCCGTCCAGGTTCGTAGTCTGACTTCCGGCCACGACCTCACCTTGGAAGCTCCCTTCTTCATCGACGCCACCGAACTTGGCGATCTCCTCCCGATGACGAAGACGGAATACGTCTCCGGCGCGGAAGCCAAAGCCGACACCAACGAACTGCACGCCGCCCCCGAGTATCAACCGCAGAATATGCAGGCGTTCACATGCTGCTTTGCCATGCAGTATCTCGACGGCGAAGACCACACCATCGAGAAGCCCGCCGAATACGATTTCTGGCGGTCGTATGTACCTGCCATGACGCCCGCATGGACCGGCCCCCTGCTCGACTGGCAGTGTTGCCACCCGGCTACACTGGAAAGGCGAAACATGACCTTCGATCCCCTCGAAGGCGGCGGCAATAAGCCCGATTTCTGGCTCTACCGGCGCATCCTCGATCGCCGCAACTTCGTCGACGGTTTCCTAAAAGGCGGTGTCACGCTCGTAAACTGGCCACAGAACGATTACCTGCTTGGCAGTCTAATCGACGTTCCTGAAGATGAAGCGCAACGTCACATTGCGCGCGCCAAGCAGCTCAGTCTCTCGCTTCTCTATTGGATGCAGACCGAAGCCCCGCGCGCCGACGGCAAGACGGGGTGGCCAGGCCTGAAACTTCGCCACGATATCGTCGACACCGAAGACGGTCTGGCAAAGTATCCCTACATCCGTGAGTCGCGACGCATAAAGGCCGAGTTCACCGTCCTTGAGCAACACGTCGGGCTGGAGGCGAGAAAACTCGCCCTCGGCGTCACGGATGGCGCCGTTCAGGCAGAGCAATTCCCCGATTCGGTAGGCATCGGCTACTACCGCATCGATCTTCATCCAAGTTCCGGCGGCAACAACTACATCGATGTTGCCTCGCTGCCGTTTCAGATCCCGCTTGGAGCGTTGCTGCCGGTTCGCATGGAGAATCTCCTGCCCGCGTGCAAGAACCTCGGCGTGACGCACATCACCAACGGCTGCTATCGCCTGCACCCGGTCGAATGGAACATTGGCGAATCCGCGGGAGCCCTCGCCGCCTTCTGTCTTGCGAAGAATACCGCCCCCAAAGCTATCCGTTCAGATACAGGAATGCTCAAAGAGTTCCAGAGCGCATTGACGGATCAAGGAGTCCCCCTGACTTGGGCGGAAGAAGCGCGGCTCGCATAGTGAGACGTGTGGCGGGCATCCTGCCTGCCTCTTATCTTGAATCACTGACTTATTTGCGCCGATCGATGATGTAATTGGACCCCGGCAATCGTTTGGCGAATGTCTTCACTTCCGCCACGCGGCTGAACAACTCCGCGATGTGCGATACCTGCGTCGAGATCGTATCCACCGCGCCGATGGAGCAACTCATCAATGAATATTGCTGCGGATTGCCTTGCCGGTCCACCGACTGAATGTACCCGCGCACTCGATCCTCTTCGTCGTAAAAGTCCGTAGCCACCAACTCGAACGCCGCAATGATCCGTTCGCATGCCTGCGCCATCAAGTGTGGCGGTGTGATAAACACGAAGTCATCGCCGCCAACGTGCCCCACGTAGGTCTCCTGGCTTTCAAGCGAACGAATCGTATTCACCAGGATTCGCGCCGTCATTCGAATCGCTTCGTCACCGCGTCCGAACCCATAACGGTCGTTGAATGCTTTGAATCCGTCAATATCCAGATAACCGAACGCGAACGGTGTTCCGTTCTTCAAACGGCGTTCCGCTTCCCTGGAGATCGTCAAATTGCCGGGCAATCCCGTCAACGGATTCGCGTTCACATCCCGCTGCGCGCGCGCCCAGCACATCCGGATTCGCGAAATCAGTTCCGCGCCTGTAAACGGCTCCACGACATAGTCGTCCGCGGGATTGTGGTGCCAGTCGATGCCCACTTCGATCTGCTCCGGCGAAACGATGACCACCACGGGCAGATGACCATAGACATTGTCCGCTTTGATGGCATCAAGAAGGCTCCGCGCGCCCCGCGCCGAGAGTCCGTGCCGAATGACCAGACATTGAGGTGGCTGCGCAAAGAACGCATCCAACGCCTTCTGACCGTCGTTTACAAAATTAGCGGTGAATCCCGCCGCGGTCAGCATGGCCGTCGTCTTCGCGCCCGAATCCTCCCGGTTATCGGCCAGAAGCACCAAAGATGTAGGTCTTTCGCTCATCGGTTAATCGCCATACGTCAAGTTGGCGACGCCGGTTGTAAACTCAATTTCCGCATCCTCCAGCGCCTTGTCGATTTGCGTGAAACTGATACCCAGGCTTTGGAAGGCTTCGTGATTCAAGGGCGGCATCGAATCGTCTCCCGGATGTCCGTACCCCATTCCCCGCGTCAGAATATCCCCCACATGCACAATGCAGGTTGCGTCACGGTTTGTCTTCGCTAACTCCGGGTTGTGATGGTACGTCAAGGGCTCCGCCAAACGCGCCGGGAAATGCCATTCAGCGGCCAGCCAACTCGACACGCGCGTGTGCGTGACACCAAATACTTCGCGCTCCACGTCTCCGACATACCGCCCGCTTGCCCGCGCTTCCTCGACGACTTTCTGGTACTCGTTGGGAAAGACGAACGTCAACGCGACCTTGCCCAAATCGTGCAGCAAGCCCGCCACCATGATTTCTTCGGGTTCGGCATGACCGATTTGCTGGGCCAGCTTCCGGCTTACGATTGCGCATCCCAAACTGTGTTTCCACAACCCCTGTCCCGATGCGCCCAACGTGTCAAAGACCGCCGTCCCCATCACCAGGCCTTTGACCACATTAAAACCCAACAGCACAACCGCGTGCGTCACCGACGAAATACGGCCTGGAAACCCGTAAACCGGCGAATTCACCAGCCGAAGCAATTTCGCGGTCAGCACCTGATCCGTCGATATCACTTTCGCGACATCCGCCGCGCTCGATTCTCCGCCGCCCGTCATGAGGCTGACCTTCTTGAGAATTCCAGGCAGCGTGGGCAAATTCGCCAGTTCAACGATCTTTCGTTCGATGTGTTCCGGTGATATGGGCACGCGCTCAGCCCCCTTTGTTCATCCTGCTGTTCTTCACTAAGACGCCATCTTCAAATTGCACCCGACGCTCTCAACGCGATCTCTGAATTGACTTCGGAAACCTAGAACCGTTCTCCGATCTGTATTCTGAGATACTGAATTTGAAATTTGAGATTTCTTACTCCCCCTATCCCAAGCGCATGAAA
Proteins encoded in this region:
- a CDS encoding FAD-dependent oxidoreductase; amino-acid sequence: MKPRFNRRAFLQSGALGAATALAPRFAVAQEQPSAPPAKPAPTSSLSADVVVVGGGLGGVAAALSLLMRGRSVILTEETGWIGGQSTAQAVPPDENKWIETTGGTRLYLEYRRRVREYYKRNYPLTDAARAVEFLNPGNGNVSRLCHEPRVSVNALHELFAPHIASTKLTLLLRHKPIAADTNGDRVTSVQVRSLTSGHDLTLEAPFFIDATELGDLLPMTKTEYVSGAEAKADTNELHAAPEYQPQNMQAFTCCFAMQYLDGEDHTIEKPAEYDFWRSYVPAMTPAWTGPLLDWQCCHPATLERRNMTFDPLEGGGNKPDFWLYRRILDRRNFVDGFLKGGVTLVNWPQNDYLLGSLIDVPEDEAQRHIARAKQLSLSLLYWMQTEAPRADGKTGWPGLKLRHDIVDTEDGLAKYPYIRESRRIKAEFTVLEQHVGLEARKLALGVTDGAVQAEQFPDSVGIGYYRIDLHPSSGGNNYIDVASLPFQIPLGALLPVRMENLLPACKNLGVTHITNGCYRLHPVEWNIGESAGALAAFCLAKNTAPKAIRSDTGMLKEFQSALTDQGVPLTWAEEARLA
- a CDS encoding diguanylate cyclase, which produces MSERPTSLVLLADNREDSGAKTTAMLTAAGFTANFVNDGQKALDAFFAQPPQCLVIRHGLSARGARSLLDAIKADNVYGHLPVVVIVSPEQIEVGIDWHHNPADDYVVEPFTGAELISRIRMCWARAQRDVNANPLTGLPGNLTISREAERRLKNGTPFAFGYLDIDGFKAFNDRYGFGRGDEAIRMTARILVNTIRSLESQETYVGHVGGDDFVFITPPHLMAQACERIIAAFELVATDFYDEEDRVRGYIQSVDRQGNPQQYSLMSCSIGAVDTISTQVSHIAELFSRVAEVKTFAKRLPGSNYIIDRRK
- a CDS encoding HDOD domain-containing protein gives rise to the protein MPISPEHIERKIVELANLPTLPGILKKVSLMTGGGESSAADVAKVISTDQVLTAKLLRLVNSPVYGFPGRISSVTHAVVLLGFNVVKGLVMGTAVFDTLGASGQGLWKHSLGCAIVSRKLAQQIGHAEPEEIMVAGLLHDLGKVALTFVFPNEYQKVVEEARASGRYVGDVEREVFGVTHTRVSSWLAAEWHFPARLAEPLTYHHNPELAKTNRDATCIVHVGDILTRGMGYGHPGDDSMPPLNHEAFQSLGISFTQIDKALEDAEIEFTTGVANLTYGD